A stretch of the Notamacropus eugenii isolate mMacEug1 chromosome 2, mMacEug1.pri_v2, whole genome shotgun sequence genome encodes the following:
- the SUMO3 gene encoding small ubiquitin-related modifier 3: MSEEKPKEGVKTENDHINLKVAGQDGSVVQFKIKRHTPLNKLMKAYCERQGLSMRQIRFRFDGQPINETDTPAQLEMEDEDTIDVFQQQTGGAC; the protein is encoded by the exons ATGTCCGAGGAGAAGCCCAAG GAAGGAGTGAAAACTGAGAATGATCACATCAACCTGAAGGTAGCCGGGCAGGATGGGTCAGTGGTCCAGTTCAAAATTAAGCGGCACACACCTCTGAACAAATTAATGAAGGCGTATTGTGAGAGACAG gGCTTGTCAATGAGACAGATTCGATTCAGATTTGATGGACAACCAATTAATGAGACCGATACCCCTGCACAG CTGGAGATGGAGGATGAAGACACAATTGATGTGTTCCAGCAGCAGACGGGGGGAGCGTGTTAG